Proteins found in one Sulfurihydrogenibium sp. genomic segment:
- a CDS encoding phospholipid carrier-dependent glycosyltransferase — translation MRLIIFLILGALLSFLPNLDTYQFRNEESLRNVIAYEMFKSSNYAQPYLLGEPYYNKPPLFNWLIILYSQFLGWSEITGRAVSLTFLVLCSLLLVIFTQYLFKNLKLSLLSALVFITFGNVLFFYGYLAEIDMTFTFFVFSLMVCAYMWSEKGSIFWVLATGFLTGLGALTKGLPSYAFYGFTLLALGLYRKDFGMIFSKKAMLSHLVSLLLPTFWILNIHDPAIYLKTLFYESFSRVSDGNFSRLLHVITFPLLTFKDTLPNSLLFLIAI, via the coding sequence ATGAGACTTATTATCTTTCTTATTTTAGGAGCTTTATTGTCTTTTCTACCCAACTTAGATACCTACCAGTTTAGAAACGAAGAATCTTTGAGAAATGTAATAGCTTACGAAATGTTTAAAAGTTCTAATTATGCACAACCTTATCTTTTGGGAGAGCCCTATTACAATAAGCCTCCTCTATTTAATTGGCTTATAATACTATACTCGCAGTTTTTAGGATGGAGCGAGATCACTGGTAGGGCTGTAAGTCTTACTTTTCTTGTGCTATGTTCTCTTCTTTTGGTGATTTTTACTCAGTATCTCTTTAAAAACTTAAAGCTATCACTTCTTTCAGCGCTTGTCTTTATAACCTTTGGAAATGTCCTTTTCTTTTATGGATATCTTGCGGAGATAGATATGACCTTTACCTTTTTTGTCTTTTCCCTTATGGTGTGCGCCTATATGTGGTCCGAAAAAGGTAGCATATTCTGGGTTTTGGCCACTGGCTTTTTGACGGGTTTGGGTGCACTTACAAAAGGCTTACCTTCTTATGCCTTTTACGGATTTACTCTGTTAGCTTTAGGTCTGTATAGAAAGGATTTTGGCATGATTTTTAGCAAAAAAGCCATGCTTTCTCACTTAGTAAGTCTTCTTCTGCCAACTTTTTGGATCTTAAACATCCATGATCCAGCTATTTACCTAAAAACGCTCTTTTACGAAAGCTTTAGTAGGGTATCAGATGGTAACTTTTCAAGATTGCTTCATGTGATCACCTTTCCTTTACTTACATTCAAAGATACACTTCCTAACAGCCTACTCTTTCTTATTGCTATATAA